One part of the Truepera radiovictrix DSM 17093 genome encodes these proteins:
- the pyrE gene encoding orotate phosphoribosyltransferase, translated as MDVLDLYKQTGAYLEGHFLLASGRHSPKFLQSTTVMQYPEHAEALGAALAEKFRDLELDFVLGPAMGGVILAHTVAKALGCRALFAEKAGKGMILRDAFKVTPGERFLAVEDVITTGGSLRKAIRAAEAEGARCVDIGCIIDRLGSPLAPRSLVQLEFPSYAPDACPLCRAGVPLEEV; from the coding sequence ATGGACGTCCTTGACCTCTACAAGCAGACCGGGGCCTACCTCGAGGGGCACTTTTTGCTCGCCTCGGGGCGCCACTCCCCCAAGTTCTTGCAGTCAACCACCGTCATGCAGTACCCCGAACACGCCGAAGCGCTCGGGGCGGCGCTCGCGGAGAAGTTCCGCGACCTTGAGCTCGACTTCGTGCTGGGGCCGGCGATGGGCGGCGTGATCCTCGCCCACACGGTCGCCAAGGCGCTCGGCTGCCGCGCGCTCTTCGCCGAAAAGGCGGGTAAGGGGATGATCCTCCGCGACGCCTTTAAAGTCACCCCGGGCGAGCGCTTTTTGGCCGTCGAAGACGTGATCACCACCGGCGGCAGCCTCCGCAAGGCGATCCGCGCCGCCGAAGCGGAGGGCGCTAGGTGCGTCGACATCGGCTGCATCATCGACCGTCTGGGGTCGCCCTTGGCGCCCCGCTCGCTCGTGCAGCTCGAGTTCCCCTCCTACGCCCCCGACGCGTGCCCCCTCTGCCGCGCAGGCGTGCCCTTGGAGGAGGTGTGA
- a CDS encoding EAL domain-containing protein, which produces MTITTSATATADASTTRAQEEAVPDVAGTHEAGGCTFCASAPAPADEAGTLHLTHPLGHTRSKLRRALAARFELQPSALGAFAVNVPEGRLHEATETAWEALSAFERGSCRVFWDAPSEARGARKVLERTLTLDGLRARLGSSWLVAMLHEKRFYNAFQPIVAASDLETPYAYECLLRGRLEDGQTVYPDAIFSTARAADLLFQVDRAARLSAISNARACGISVPLFINFNPTAIYDPRFCLRSTTQAIREAGIAPHDVVFEVVESDHIGSVEHLQTIIRFYRDQGFRVALDDLGSGYSSLTLLAELRPDFVKFDRGLVSGVHTDPFKQKLLAKLLELAHELGVATLAEGVERDEETAWLLAHGVAYLQGYAFAPPRCRHLYRSGAARRAGGSWPVVYWLLATDC; this is translated from the coding sequence ATGACGATCACGACGAGCGCTACCGCTACGGCGGACGCGTCTACAACCAGGGCCCAGGAGGAGGCCGTGCCAGACGTTGCGGGGACGCACGAGGCGGGTGGCTGCACCTTCTGCGCGAGCGCGCCAGCGCCCGCCGACGAAGCGGGTACGCTGCACCTCACGCACCCCTTGGGGCACACGCGGAGCAAACTGCGGCGGGCGCTCGCGGCGCGCTTCGAGCTGCAACCCTCGGCGCTCGGCGCGTTCGCCGTTAACGTCCCCGAAGGGCGCCTGCATGAAGCCACCGAAACCGCTTGGGAGGCGCTCAGCGCGTTCGAGCGCGGCAGTTGCAGGGTCTTCTGGGACGCGCCGAGCGAGGCGCGGGGCGCGCGCAAGGTGCTCGAGCGCACCCTGACGCTCGACGGGCTGCGGGCCCGTCTCGGCTCGAGCTGGCTCGTGGCCATGCTCCACGAAAAGCGGTTTTACAACGCCTTCCAACCCATCGTCGCCGCTTCGGACCTAGAGACCCCTTACGCCTACGAGTGCCTGCTACGCGGGCGCCTGGAGGACGGTCAGACGGTCTACCCGGACGCGATCTTTAGCACCGCCCGCGCCGCCGACCTGCTTTTTCAAGTCGACCGCGCGGCGCGGCTGAGCGCCATCAGCAACGCGCGGGCGTGCGGCATCAGCGTACCGCTCTTTATCAACTTCAACCCGACCGCCATCTACGACCCCAGGTTCTGCCTCCGGAGCACCACCCAGGCCATCCGCGAAGCGGGTATCGCCCCGCACGACGTCGTCTTCGAGGTCGTCGAGAGCGATCACATCGGCAGCGTGGAGCACCTGCAGACCATCATCCGCTTCTACCGCGACCAGGGCTTTCGGGTCGCGCTCGACGACCTCGGTTCGGGCTACAGCTCGCTCACGCTCCTTGCAGAGCTGCGCCCCGACTTCGTCAAGTTCGACCGGGGGCTCGTCAGCGGCGTCCACACCGACCCCTTCAAGCAGAAGCTGCTCGCCAAGCTTCTCGAGCTCGCCCACGAACTCGGCGTCGCCACCCTCGCCGAAGGGGTCGAGCGCGACGAGGAGACCGCGTGGCTGCTCGCGCACGGCGTCGCGTACCTGCAGGGGTACGCCTTCGCCCCCCCGCGCTGCCGCCACCTTTACCGAAGCGGCGCCGCTAGGCGCGCAGGTGGCTCGTGGCCCGTGGTCTACTGGCTACTGGCTACTGACTGCTGA
- a CDS encoding mercuric reductase produces MADVDFDVIIIGAGQASVPLARALAEAGREVALAERKHLGGSCVNFGCTPTKAVISSAKVAHLARRAADYGVHVGAVEVDLEAVLARAESILQSSRQSLRSTLDEAGVRLIEGSARLAGRHGEAFGVQVGGETLRAGAVVLNTGTRTAIPPIEGLEALVEGGRVLTAETWLAQRTVPKHLAVLGGSYIGLELGQFYRRMGSEVTIFETAERIAAREDEDVSRALQALLEGEGVRFHLGAQVERVSAQSEGLELHLEGGERVAASHLLIAAGRQPNTDALDLSSVGLEPDDGGFLEVDERLASKVAGIWVAGDIRGGPMFTHTAYDDFEVLASQLLGEGERTAERLVPYAMFTDPQLGRVGMSEREAREAGFEVRVATYDMKANGRARALGEEDGFVKVVVDARTQKLLGAAVLAAEGAELVHVFVALMNAGAPYTVLDRALHIHPTLSEATKSVVKGLGA; encoded by the coding sequence GTGGCTGACGTGGACTTTGACGTGATCATCATCGGTGCGGGTCAGGCGAGCGTCCCCCTGGCGCGGGCGCTCGCCGAAGCGGGGCGGGAGGTAGCGCTCGCCGAGCGCAAACACCTCGGCGGGTCGTGCGTCAACTTCGGTTGCACCCCGACAAAAGCGGTCATCAGCTCGGCCAAGGTGGCGCACCTCGCGCGCCGCGCGGCCGACTACGGGGTGCACGTGGGTGCTGTCGAGGTGGACCTCGAGGCGGTCTTGGCGCGCGCTGAAAGCATCCTGCAAAGCTCGAGGCAGAGCCTGCGCAGCACCCTCGACGAGGCCGGCGTCCGCCTCATCGAGGGTAGCGCGCGCCTCGCGGGGCGCCACGGCGAGGCGTTTGGGGTGCAGGTCGGGGGCGAGACGCTGCGCGCGGGGGCGGTGGTGCTCAACACGGGGACGCGCACGGCCATCCCGCCCATTGAGGGGCTAGAGGCGCTTGTGGAGGGCGGCAGGGTGCTCACCGCCGAGACCTGGCTCGCGCAGCGCACCGTGCCGAAGCACCTGGCGGTTCTCGGCGGGTCGTACATCGGGCTCGAGCTCGGCCAGTTCTACCGCCGCATGGGGAGCGAGGTGACGATCTTTGAGACCGCCGAGCGGATCGCCGCGCGCGAGGACGAGGACGTGTCGCGCGCGCTGCAAGCGCTTCTGGAGGGGGAGGGCGTCCGCTTCCACCTGGGCGCGCAGGTTGAACGCGTGTCGGCGCAGAGCGAGGGGTTAGAGCTGCACCTAGAGGGCGGTGAGAGGGTCGCCGCCAGTCACCTCTTGATCGCGGCGGGGCGCCAACCGAACACCGACGCGCTCGACCTATCGTCCGTGGGCCTGGAGCCGGACGACGGAGGCTTTTTAGAGGTCGACGAGCGCCTCGCCTCGAAGGTCGCGGGTATCTGGGTCGCCGGCGACATTCGCGGTGGGCCGATGTTCACCCACACCGCCTACGACGACTTCGAGGTGCTCGCCTCGCAGCTCCTCGGGGAGGGCGAGCGGACCGCCGAGCGCCTGGTGCCCTACGCCATGTTCACCGACCCGCAGCTCGGCCGCGTCGGGATGAGCGAGCGCGAGGCGAGGGAGGCGGGCTTCGAGGTCCGCGTGGCGACCTACGACATGAAGGCAAACGGGCGGGCGCGGGCGCTCGGCGAGGAGGACGGTTTTGTCAAGGTGGTCGTAGACGCGAGGACGCAGAAGCTTTTAGGTGCCGCCGTGCTCGCTGCCGAAGGGGCGGAGCTCGTTCACGTCTTCGTCGCGCTGATGAACGCGGGTGCTCCCTACACGGTGCTCGACAGGGCGCTCCACATCCACCCGACGCTCTCGGAAGCGACCAAGAGCGTCGTCAAGGGGTTGGGTGCCTGA
- a CDS encoding apoptosis inducing factor family protein yields the protein MTTHRVARARDVREGELYPVKVGETDLVLVRVGGELHALYGRCTHYGALLAEGILSDGRLVCPWHHACFAAATGALLEPPALDALPRFETRVEGDEVFVTLPDPVLGRVLPEGAGAPEADARRFVILGAGAAGAAAAEALREAGFRGRVLLVGQDGPYDRTLLSKDYLKEEATKGWIPLRDGAFYSACDIERLEAQVTRVDPAAQTLTLEGGETLAYDALLLATGGAPRRLELPGAELEGVHTLRTLHDARALLSEAEGARRVVLVGASFIGMECASSLRARGLAVTAITPDTVPFERLLGSAVGRAFAELHRQNGVTLLTEAQVARFEGEGRVAGVVLEDGRALEADLVLVGVGVEPATGFLAGVPLEDDGSLAVDGSFRVVGAPGPLYAAGDVARYPNPYGPGRIRVEHWRVAMQTGRAAARAMLGSAETFDGVPFFWTLQHGKGLRYVGHAEAWDEVVIQGDLDAWDFLAYYLQKGRLAAVLGAGRDADLCRVHECMRLRSLPAADELRGRAVDWAARLRTAQG from the coding sequence ATGACAACTCACCGCGTAGCTAGAGCGCGCGACGTGCGCGAAGGCGAACTCTACCCCGTCAAGGTCGGCGAGACCGACCTCGTACTCGTCCGCGTAGGGGGCGAGCTGCACGCCCTCTACGGCCGCTGCACCCACTACGGCGCGCTGCTCGCCGAGGGTATCCTGAGTGACGGCCGCCTGGTCTGCCCGTGGCACCACGCCTGCTTCGCCGCCGCGACGGGGGCGCTCCTCGAGCCCCCCGCCCTAGACGCCCTGCCGCGCTTTGAGACCCGCGTCGAGGGCGACGAGGTCTTCGTCACCCTCCCCGACCCCGTGTTAGGGCGCGTCCTCCCCGAGGGGGCGGGGGCGCCGGAGGCGGACGCGCGCCGCTTCGTCATCCTGGGCGCCGGCGCGGCGGGCGCGGCGGCGGCCGAAGCCCTGCGCGAGGCGGGGTTTCGGGGGCGCGTGCTGCTTGTGGGCCAAGACGGCCCCTACGACCGCACGCTCTTAAGCAAGGACTACCTCAAAGAGGAGGCGACGAAGGGCTGGATCCCGCTGCGTGACGGGGCCTTTTACAGCGCATGCGACATCGAACGGCTCGAGGCTCAGGTGACGCGCGTCGACCCGGCCGCGCAGACCCTCACCCTGGAGGGCGGCGAGACGCTGGCCTACGACGCGCTGCTGCTCGCGACCGGCGGTGCGCCGCGGCGCCTCGAGCTGCCCGGCGCCGAGCTCGAGGGCGTCCACACGCTGCGCACCCTCCACGACGCGCGGGCGCTCCTCTCGGAGGCCGAGGGGGCGCGGCGCGTGGTGCTCGTCGGGGCGAGCTTTATCGGCATGGAGTGCGCCTCGAGCCTGCGCGCGCGCGGCCTCGCGGTCACGGCCATTACCCCCGACACCGTCCCCTTCGAACGCCTTTTGGGGAGCGCCGTGGGGCGCGCGTTCGCCGAGCTGCACCGCCAAAACGGCGTCACGCTCCTGACCGAGGCGCAGGTCGCGCGCTTTGAAGGGGAGGGGCGCGTCGCCGGGGTCGTGTTAGAGGACGGCCGCGCGCTGGAGGCCGACCTCGTGCTCGTCGGCGTCGGGGTCGAACCCGCGACGGGGTTTCTGGCGGGGGTACCTCTAGAGGACGACGGCAGCCTCGCCGTCGACGGGTCGTTTCGGGTCGTGGGCGCACCGGGACCGCTCTACGCCGCCGGGGACGTCGCGCGCTACCCGAACCCCTACGGCCCCGGGCGCATCCGGGTCGAGCACTGGCGCGTGGCGATGCAGACCGGGCGCGCCGCCGCGCGGGCCATGTTGGGGAGCGCGGAGACCTTTGACGGCGTGCCCTTTTTCTGGACGCTGCAGCACGGCAAAGGGCTGCGCTACGTCGGGCACGCCGAGGCGTGGGACGAGGTCGTCATCCAAGGCGACCTAGACGCCTGGGACTTTTTGGCGTACTACCTCCAAAAGGGCCGCCTCGCCGCCGTCCTGGGTGCCGGGCGCGACGCCGATCTCTGCCGCGTCCACGAGTGCATGCGGCTTAGAAGCCTCCCCGCCGCCGATGAGTTGCGGGGCCGGGCGGTGGACTGGGCGGCGCGCCTCAGGACTGCACAAGGGTGA
- a CDS encoding HD domain-containing protein: protein MTWFFLDGAPPRLVSTLWRTAQAFVPRLARADDAFAARVLPRAEYALYRRMDVRDRAHACGVARALLTLEPAAPSTLLRAALLHDVGKSGRRYRPLERILVALYTPRALPHAPRLRGLRGAWQRRRHHPRYGAELILAAGGDPRVAELVARHHHPAGDPEAELLRRADARF from the coding sequence GTGACGTGGTTTTTCCTCGATGGCGCCCCGCCGCGCCTGGTGAGCACCCTCTGGCGGACCGCGCAGGCGTTCGTACCCCGCCTGGCGCGCGCCGACGACGCTTTTGCCGCGCGCGTCTTGCCGCGCGCCGAGTACGCGCTCTACCGGCGGATGGACGTGCGCGACCGCGCGCACGCGTGCGGGGTCGCTCGCGCGCTCCTGACGCTCGAGCCCGCCGCCCCCAGCACGCTCTTGCGCGCCGCTCTGCTGCACGACGTCGGCAAGTCGGGGCGCCGTTACCGCCCTCTAGAGCGCATCCTGGTCGCCCTCTACACCCCCCGCGCGCTGCCGCACGCGCCGCGCCTGCGGGGGCTGCGCGGGGCGTGGCAACGGCGGCGCCACCACCCCCGCTACGGCGCCGAGCTGATCCTCGCCGCCGGCGGCGACCCGCGCGTCGCCGAGCTCGTCGCGCGGCACCACCACCCGGCGGGTGACCCGGAGGCCGAGCTCCTCCGGCGGGCCGATGCGCGCTTCTAA
- a CDS encoding bifunctional folylpolyglutamate synthase/dihydrofolate synthase, with the protein MRASKDPELQGALDWLFARQRFGVQLGLERMRALLAALDHPEGAFESLLVGGTNGKGSVTSTLASILHAAGRPVGRFTSPHLTHFRERFTLAGEPVGEAPLLRALKDVRPHAERLGATFFEITTAVALLLFARAGVTVAVMEVGLGGRLDATNALSPRLSVITGVALDHTEVLGGTVAEIAIEKAGILRPGRLALTGAAGEALAVIAREAARLGAPLWRLGHEISVTARDEGWRGSSLTVGTPAGALAVRTPLIGAHQVPNTALAVAAARALEVPDAAIVRGVAGVRWPGRLEPVPYRGRTVLLDGAHNPAAAAALAATLERLGVAPALLVFGTSADKDAREMVRALAGSVRATIATRARLSPRSSPPETLAALWRDAARPAQVAPTPEAALALALESSQPGETVVVAGSLYLVGEVRPLLVGEAGEGWERLQ; encoded by the coding sequence ATGCGCGCTTCTAAAGACCCCGAGCTGCAAGGGGCGCTCGACTGGCTCTTCGCCCGCCAGCGCTTCGGGGTTCAGCTGGGGCTCGAGCGGATGCGCGCGCTGCTAGCCGCCTTAGACCATCCGGAAGGGGCCTTCGAGAGCCTGTTGGTCGGCGGTACGAACGGCAAGGGGAGCGTCACGAGCACGCTCGCGTCGATTTTGCACGCGGCGGGGCGCCCCGTGGGCCGCTTTACCAGCCCGCACCTCACGCACTTTCGGGAGCGCTTTACGCTCGCGGGGGAGCCCGTCGGGGAAGCGCCGCTGCTGAGGGCCCTCAAGGACGTGCGGCCTCACGCCGAGCGCTTGGGCGCCACCTTTTTCGAGATCACCACGGCCGTCGCGCTTTTGCTCTTCGCCCGCGCGGGCGTTACAGTCGCCGTCATGGAGGTCGGGCTCGGCGGGCGCTTGGACGCCACGAACGCCCTTTCGCCGCGCCTCAGCGTCATCACCGGGGTCGCGCTCGACCACACCGAGGTCTTGGGGGGGACGGTCGCCGAGATCGCCATTGAAAAGGCCGGGATCCTCCGGCCCGGCCGTTTGGCGCTGACCGGCGCGGCGGGGGAGGCGCTCGCGGTCATCGCGCGCGAGGCTGCGCGCTTGGGGGCCCCCCTGTGGCGGCTCGGGCACGAGATCTCGGTCACGGCGCGCGACGAAGGCTGGCGGGGCTCGAGCCTCACCGTCGGGACGCCGGCGGGGGCGCTGGCGGTGCGCACCCCCCTCATCGGCGCCCACCAGGTGCCCAACACGGCGCTCGCGGTCGCGGCGGCGCGCGCCCTGGAGGTCCCGGACGCGGCGATCGTGCGCGGCGTGGCGGGGGTGCGCTGGCCGGGGCGGCTCGAGCCCGTGCCCTACCGGGGGCGCACGGTGCTGCTCGACGGGGCGCACAACCCGGCGGCGGCGGCGGCGCTCGCGGCGACCTTGGAGCGCCTCGGGGTGGCCCCCGCGCTCCTCGTCTTCGGCACCTCAGCCGACAAGGACGCCCGCGAGATGGTCCGCGCCCTCGCCGGGAGCGTGCGGGCGACCATCGCCACGCGCGCCCGCCTCAGCCCGCGCTCGAGCCCGCCCGAAACCCTGGCCGCGCTCTGGCGCGACGCGGCGCGGCCCGCGCAGGTCGCCCCCACGCCGGAGGCGGCGCTGGCGCTGGCGCTCGAGAGCAGCCAGCCCGGCGAGACGGTGGTGGTCGCCGGCAGCCTCTACCTCGTCGGCGAGGTGCGCCCGCTGCTCGTGGGGGAAGCGGGTGAGGGGTGGGAGCGGCTCCAGTGA
- the folP gene encoding dihydropteroate synthase, whose product MKSYPAESRYDKPVTTPPSRPASTPTGHGLTFAYPVPGGVRTAAGWRWRWSGVAVMGILNVTPDSFSDGGRYLAPERAAAHAQALIAAGAAVLDVGAESTRPGAEPVPAEVELDRLLPVLARLKGAPVPLSVDTYKPEVAAAALAAGAHLVNDVSGLRDPEMVRVCAAAGAPAVVMHMQGTPKTMQDAPHYEDVVGEVRGFLQARAAAALEAGVPSVLLDPGIGFGKTLAHNLALLRNLRAFTALGHPVLLGASRKGIVRLLTGAEAPEARDAGSLALHLWGVQQGVSMVRVHEVAAHVSALKAWAALADEGAVGET is encoded by the coding sequence ATGAAGTCCTACCCCGCCGAGAGCCGGTACGATAAACCCGTGACCACCCCACCCTCCAGACCCGCGTCCACCCCAACCGGCCACGGCCTGACGTTCGCCTACCCCGTCCCCGGGGGCGTCCGCACCGCTGCGGGGTGGCGCTGGCGCTGGTCGGGGGTCGCCGTCATGGGGATTCTCAACGTGACCCCCGATTCGTTCTCCGACGGCGGCCGCTACCTCGCGCCGGAGCGGGCCGCAGCGCACGCGCAGGCGCTCATCGCGGCGGGGGCGGCGGTGCTCGACGTCGGCGCCGAGTCGACCCGCCCCGGCGCCGAGCCCGTCCCCGCCGAGGTCGAGCTCGACCGGCTGTTGCCGGTGCTCGCGCGCCTTAAAGGGGCGCCCGTGCCGCTCAGCGTCGACACCTACAAACCCGAGGTCGCCGCCGCGGCGCTCGCGGCGGGCGCGCACCTCGTCAACGACGTCAGCGGTCTGCGCGACCCCGAGATGGTGCGCGTCTGCGCGGCCGCGGGGGCGCCGGCCGTGGTGATGCACATGCAGGGGACGCCGAAGACGATGCAGGACGCACCCCACTACGAGGACGTGGTGGGGGAGGTGCGGGGCTTTTTGCAGGCGCGCGCCGCCGCGGCGCTCGAGGCGGGCGTCCCGAGCGTGCTGCTCGACCCCGGCATCGGCTTCGGCAAGACCCTGGCGCACAACCTGGCGCTGTTGCGGAACCTGCGGGCGTTCACCGCGCTCGGCCACCCCGTCTTGCTGGGCGCTTCGCGCAAGGGGATCGTGCGGCTGCTCACGGGCGCCGAAGCGCCCGAGGCGCGCGACGCGGGCTCCCTGGCGCTGCACCTCTGGGGGGTGCAGCAGGGGGTCAGCATGGTGCGGGTGCATGAGGTGGCCGCCCACGTCAGCGCGCTTAAAGCGTGGGCGGCGCTCGCGGACGAGGGCGCTGTGGGGGAGACCTGA
- the folB gene encoding dihydroneopterin aldolase, producing MDRIVLAGLEFHAHHGVFAAEGELGARFVVDVELFLPLSRTDDLAATVDYGAVYALVRARVTGERFALIEALAVDIATRLLAAHPPLRRVLVRVHKPHAPLPGVFRDVFAEVVRERS from the coding sequence GTGGACCGGATCGTGCTCGCGGGGCTCGAGTTTCACGCCCACCACGGCGTCTTCGCGGCAGAAGGGGAGCTGGGCGCGCGCTTCGTCGTCGACGTCGAGCTCTTTTTGCCCCTCTCACGCACCGACGACCTCGCGGCGACGGTCGACTACGGCGCCGTCTACGCGCTCGTGCGGGCGCGCGTGACAGGGGAGCGCTTCGCCCTCATCGAGGCCCTGGCGGTCGACATCGCGACCCGCCTTTTGGCCGCGCACCCCCCCCTGCGGCGCGTGCTGGTGCGGGTGCACAAACCGCACGCGCCGCTGCCGGGGGTGTTCCGCGACGTCTTTGCGGAGGTCGTGCGTGAGCGTTCGTGA
- the folK gene encoding 2-amino-4-hydroxy-6-hydroxymethyldihydropteridine diphosphokinase, translating to MSVREGDSASGGVEGVFVALGANLGDPLASLRWARTALSSVSRIRGASSLYRTAPVGGPPGQPDYLNAVLELTPFEEEPERFMAVLLELERRCGRVRSERWGPRTLDLDLLAWGARVQKSPRLTLPHPRMMVRAFVLAPLCELAPSWRHPVTGTLACDALRALGGAPPVVRTPLAWG from the coding sequence GTGAGCGTTCGTGAGGGCGATAGCGCCAGCGGCGGCGTCGAAGGTGTCTTCGTCGCGCTAGGGGCGAACCTGGGCGACCCGCTCGCGAGCTTGCGCTGGGCCCGGACCGCGCTCTCTAGCGTGAGCCGCATCCGGGGCGCCTCGAGCCTCTACCGCACCGCGCCGGTCGGCGGCCCGCCGGGGCAACCCGACTACCTCAACGCGGTCTTAGAGCTCACGCCCTTCGAGGAGGAGCCGGAGCGCTTCATGGCGGTGCTCTTAGAGCTCGAGCGCCGCTGCGGGCGCGTCCGCAGCGAGCGCTGGGGGCCGCGCACCTTGGACCTCGACCTCTTGGCGTGGGGCGCGCGCGTCCAAAAGAGCCCGAGGCTCACCCTGCCGCACCCCCGCATGATGGTGCGCGCTTTCGTGCTGGCGCCCCTTTGCGAGCTGGCGCCGAGCTGGCGGCATCCGGTGACGGGTACCCTGGCGTGTGACGCGCTGCGAGCGCTCGGGGGCGCGCCGCCGGTCGTCCGGACCCCTCTGGCGTGGGGTTGA
- a CDS encoding metallophosphoesterase — translation MRVFAIADPHLSSAHPKPMTVFGDTWAGHPEAFFRGWRRTVADDDLVLVPGDISWAMSLEDALGDLRAIAALPGRKVLLRGNHDYWWPSVSKLRAALPEGMYALQNDALRFGGVVVAGTRGWVCPGAPGFSEDDERIYRRELARLDLSLQAAQRLREVGTKLVVMLHYPPTNARLEPSGFTERLAAAAPDAVVFGHLHGDYRGRVVEHVGEAPAYLVAADALEFVPRLILPDND, via the coding sequence ATGCGTGTTTTCGCCATCGCCGACCCCCACCTCTCGAGCGCGCATCCTAAACCCATGACCGTCTTTGGCGACACCTGGGCGGGCCACCCGGAGGCGTTTTTCAGGGGTTGGCGCCGCACCGTCGCCGACGATGACCTCGTGCTCGTCCCCGGTGACATCTCCTGGGCGATGAGCTTGGAGGACGCGCTCGGCGACCTGCGGGCGATCGCCGCGCTGCCGGGGCGCAAGGTTCTCTTGCGCGGTAACCACGACTACTGGTGGCCGTCGGTCTCCAAGCTGCGCGCCGCCCTACCCGAGGGGATGTACGCGCTGCAAAACGACGCGCTGCGCTTTGGGGGGGTCGTCGTCGCGGGGACGCGCGGTTGGGTGTGCCCCGGTGCCCCCGGTTTTAGCGAGGACGACGAGCGGATCTACCGGCGCGAGCTCGCGCGCCTCGACCTGTCGCTTCAAGCCGCACAACGGCTCCGCGAGGTGGGGACCAAGCTCGTGGTGATGCTCCACTACCCGCCGACGAACGCGCGCTTAGAACCCTCTGGGTTTACCGAACGTCTGGCGGCGGCCGCCCCCGACGCGGTGGTCTTCGGGCACCTTCACGGCGACTACCGGGGCCGCGTCGTGGAGCACGTCGGCGAGGCCCCCGCCTACTTGGTCGCGGCGGACGCGCTCGAGTTCGTGCCAAGGTTGATTTTGCCGGACAACGACTGA
- a CDS encoding S-layer homology domain-containing protein, producing MKRPLRRTLSAWALAVGLCTGLAAAQTPTGATQPAPEAFYDLPDTHWAYRAVRALTELGILTGYPDGRFDGTRAATRYELAVVAARLLERLEAAVPPGAAAGSAAQEAQTFETTRRLEARVAALEAALREAQASTQPASAAPQTAQEAEQTIPTPAAEARAGDPVATPLPELQVQFSAPPAHPFYVGISPGVISTAGDVYLSVQAGFDNLIGPVGPAARLTFNGGNRELRLALDALARADLLSEDLKLYGGLGVGGTVRPSGGAWLLEAPFGTEYLLTPRLGLFVQLVTSYGFAPVNNVDAELSTGFNLRF from the coding sequence ATGAAACGACCCTTACGCCGCACCCTGAGCGCTTGGGCGCTCGCCGTGGGGCTCTGCACCGGGCTGGCGGCCGCGCAGACCCCCACGGGCGCCACCCAACCGGCGCCGGAAGCGTTTTACGACCTGCCCGACACCCACTGGGCCTACCGCGCCGTGCGCGCGCTCACCGAGCTCGGCATCTTGACCGGCTACCCCGACGGCCGTTTTGACGGCACCCGCGCTGCGACGCGCTACGAGCTAGCGGTCGTCGCGGCGCGGCTTTTAGAGCGCCTCGAGGCGGCAGTCCCCCCCGGAGCGGCGGCGGGGAGCGCCGCGCAGGAGGCGCAGACATTCGAGACCACCCGCCGCTTGGAGGCGCGCGTCGCGGCGCTCGAGGCCGCTCTGCGCGAAGCCCAAGCGTCTACGCAGCCAGCGAGCGCCGCTCCCCAAACCGCTCAGGAGGCCGAGCAGACCATCCCGACGCCAGCCGCCGAAGCGCGCGCCGGCGACCCCGTAGCGACGCCCCTACCGGAGCTGCAGGTGCAGTTTAGCGCGCCGCCAGCGCACCCCTTTTATGTCGGCATCTCCCCCGGCGTCATCTCGACCGCCGGCGACGTGTACTTGAGCGTGCAGGCGGGTTTCGACAACCTCATCGGCCCCGTCGGACCGGCGGCGCGGCTGACCTTTAACGGCGGCAACCGCGAGCTGCGCCTGGCCCTCGACGCCCTCGCGCGCGCCGACCTCCTCAGCGAAGACCTCAAGCTCTACGGCGGTTTGGGCGTCGGCGGCACGGTGCGCCCGAGCGGCGGCGCGTGGCTTCTCGAGGCGCCTTTCGGCACCGAGTACCTGCTCACCCCGCGCTTGGGGCTCTTTGTGCAACTCGTCACGTCTTACGGTTTTGCGCCGGTGAACAACGTCGACGCGGAGCTGTCGACGGGGTTCAACCTGCGGTTTTAG
- a CDS encoding DUF2203 domain-containing protein, producing the protein MYKLFTKEQATALLPVVDEKLRELQGAVRDIAALRSELQSLPPTSLRAQAAAEELKFVMAAAYATKQELDRMGVFVQDLERGLVDFPSRLGAEVVYLCWEQGEDAITHFHRLNQGVGARRPLPLHAPNQHAPTNGTEPRASA; encoded by the coding sequence ATGTACAAACTGTTCACCAAAGAGCAAGCGACCGCCCTGCTGCCCGTCGTCGACGAGAAGCTGCGCGAACTGCAGGGGGCAGTGCGCGACATCGCGGCCCTCCGCAGCGAGTTGCAGTCGCTCCCCCCTACGAGCTTGCGCGCCCAGGCGGCGGCCGAGGAGCTCAAGTTCGTGATGGCGGCGGCTTACGCCACGAAGCAGGAGCTCGACCGCATGGGGGTCTTTGTCCAGGACCTCGAGCGCGGTTTGGTCGACTTCCCCAGCCGCTTGGGGGCCGAGGTGGTCTACCTCTGCTGGGAGCAGGGTGAGGACGCTATTACCCACTTTCACCGGCTGAACCAAGGGGTCGGCGCGCGGCGCCCGCTGCCGCTACACGCGCCCAACCAGCACGCCCCGACAAACGGCACCGAACCGCGCGCGAGCGCCTGA